A segment of the Bradyrhizobium sp. CCBAU 53340 genome:
TTCGGATTGCCCGTCGTACCCGAGGTGTAGATGATCAGCGCGGGATCGTCGGCGGAGGTGTCGACATTGGCAAAATCTTCGGACGCGGTTTCGATGGCCGACCAGAACGGTTTCGCGCCGGCGTGGACGGCGCCGCTCGTGATGTAGATGTCCTGCAGATACGGCAGCCGATCGCGGATTTTCGTGAGCTTCTCCCAGCCCGCCTCATCCGTGATGATCGCCTTCGCCTGCGAGTTCGACAGGCGGAATTCCAGCGCATCCTCGCCGAACAGCGCGAACAGGGGGATCGAGATCAGCCCGGAGCGGAATGCCGCCAGATGCGCGATCGGCAGCTCCAGCGATTGCGACAGAAACACCGCGACACGGTCGCCGCGCGCAAGGCCGTCGGCCTTCAGCACATTGGCGAAGCGGCGCGACATCTCCGCGACCTCGTCGAAGGAGGTGCGCGTGACGGTACCCATCTCGTCGACATAAACCAGCGCCAGCCGGCCGGTGCCGTCGGCGTGGCGATCGCAGCACGCCTCCGCGATGTTGAAGCGCGCCGGGATGTCCCAGCGGAAATTGCGATAGAGCTCGTCGTAGGTTGCGGCTTCTGTCAGCATGGCTCACCGCACCGTCGCGAAGAACTTTCTGACATCGCGCACGAACAGCTCCGGCTGCTCGAACGCGGCGAAGTGCCCACCCTTCTCCATCTCGCTCCAATGCGTGATATCCAGAAAACTCGGCTCCATCCAGCGCCGCACCGGCGTGATGATCTCCTTGGGAAACACCGCAACACCGGTTGGCACCTTCACAGCCGGCGTCGTGCGGCGCTTGCCAAAACTCTCCCAGTAGAGCCGCGCGGACGACGTCGCCGTCTCCGTGGTCCAGTAGAGCATGACGTTGTCGAGCAGCTCGTCTTTGGTGAAGATGTTTTCGGGATGGCCGTTGCAATCGGTCCAGGCCCAGAACTTTTCCAGGATCCAGGCGGCCTGCCCGCTCGGCGAATCCGTGAGGCCATAGCCGAGCGTCTGCGGCCGGGTCGATTGCTGCTTTGAATAGCCGGAGTCGAGATCGACATAATGCTTGAGGCCGGCGAGCGCGCGCTTCTCCTCCGGCGTCGGCTCGCCCTCGACCTTCGGCGCCGTGTTGAAGGCGAGCGTGATGTGGATGCCGGCGCAATGCTCCGGGTCCTGCGCGCCGAGCGAGGTCGTCACCGCCGAACCCCAGTCGCCGCCTTGCGCGCCGTAGCGCGCATAACCCAGCCGGTCCATCAGCTTGGCCCAGGTCGCGGCGATGCGATCGACGCCCCAGCCGGTGGTTTTGGGTTTTGCAGAGAAGCCGAAACCCGGCAGCGAGGGGCAGATCACGTGAAAGGCATCAGCTGGATTGCCGCCATGTGCGGCGGGATCGACCAGTGGCGCGATCACTTTCTGGAATTCGACGATCGAGCCGGGCCAGCCGTGAGTGACGATCAGCGGCAGCGCATTGGCTTCCTTCGAACGGACATGAAGGAAGTGGATGTCGAGCCCGTCGATCTCGGTGGTGAACTGCTCGAAGCGGTTGAGCTTGGCTTCACGCGCCCGCCAGTCGTAGCCATCGGCCCAGTAAGCACAGATCTCCTGAATCCATTTCAACGGCGCGCCCTGGCTCCAGTCATCGACCAGCTCGGCCTCCGGCCAGCGCGTGCGGGCGAGGCGCGATTTGAGGTCGGCGAGGACGTCGTCGCTGATGGCGATGCGGAACGGCTTGATGGCGGACATCGGCGACCTTCCCAGCTTCTTCTTGTCATTCCGGGGCGCGCCACTTGGCGCGAGCCCGGAATCCATTGAGCAACAGATTCAGCGGCACGATGGATTCCGGGTTCACGCTTCGCGTGCCCCGGAATGACGGGCCTAGCCCGACAGCGCGGCCTTCACCAGGCCGCTGGCCTTGCCGAAATCCATCTGGCCCGCGTACTTGGCGCGCAGCACCGCGATCACCTTGCCCATGTCCTTCATGCCGGCGGCGCCGGTTTCGGTGATGGCAGCCGAGATCGCCTTCTTCACCTCGTCGTCGGCCATCTGCTTCGGCAGGTAGGCCGAGATCACCGCAATCTCTTCCCGCTCCTGTGCCGCGAGCTCGGCGCGGCCGCCCTTGTCGTAGAGCTCGACCGCCTCCTGGCGCTGCTTGATCATCTTCTGCAGCACGGCGAGCAAATCGGCGTCGGACAGCGGCGGCTTGCCCTTGCCGCGGGCGTCGATGTCGGCGTTCTTGATGGTCGAGTTGACCATGCGCAGCGTGGAGAGCTTGCGCTCGTCCTTGGCCTTCATGGCCTCCTTGACCGCATTGTTGATGTCGTCGCGCAGCATGATCGTGATCCTCTCAATCCATGGCCCTGATCTAAGCCGTTCGCGGGAAAGAGGCCATAGCGGACCTTGTCACGGGGGTTCATTGTTTCCCGCCTGACGGCCAAAACGGCGCAAAATTTCAGGACCCAACCTAAGTCCCTGAGGGGACCTGTCAAATATGCAAAAACGCATGTGAATCCGGCGTTTCCCGCTTTGACGGGCGCCCGCAGGGGGCTTATGAAGCGGGCTCATGACACAACATGACAACGATCCCGCCTGGCCGGACCATAAACCGACCGCGCTCCTCGTGCTTGCCGATGGCACGGTGCTCGAAGGCTTCGGTCTCGGCGCCGAAGGCCAAGCCGTCGGCGAAGTCTGCTTCAACACCGCGATGACCGGCTATGAAGAGATCCTCACCGATCCCTCCTATGCCGGCCAGCTTATCACCTTCACCTTCCCGCATATCGGCAATGTCGGTACCAACGAGGAAGACATCGAGACGGTGAACATGGCCGCGACGCCCGGCGCGCGCGGCGTGATCCTGCGCACCGCGATCACCGATCCTTCGAACTACCGCGCCACCAAGCATCTCGACGCCTGGCTCAAGGCGCGCGGCATCATCGGCCTCTCCGGCATCGACACCCGCGCGCTGACCGCGCTGATCCGCAGCAAGGGCATGCCCAATGCCGTGATCGCGCACGCCAAGGACGGGCAGTTCGACCTGCATGGCCTGAAGGAGGAAGCGCGCGAATGGCCCGGCCTCGAAGGCATGGACCTCGTGCCGATGGTCACCTCGGGCCAGCGCTTCACCTGGGACGAGACGCCCTGGCTGTGGGACAAGGGTTTTGGCCGCCAGGACAAGCCCGAGTTCAACGTCGTCGCCATCGACTACGGCATCAAGCGCAATATTTTGCGCCTGCTCGCCGGCGTTGGCTGCAAGGTGACGGTGGTGCCGGCAACGACCTCGTCCGAAGACATCCTGGCGATGAAGCCGGACGGCGTATTCCTGTCGAACGGTCCGGGCGATCCGGCCGCGACGGGCAAGTATGCCGTGCCTGTGATCCAGGACGTCATCAAGTCGGGCACCCCGACCTTCGGCATTTGTCTCGGACACCAGATGCTTGGTCTTGCCGTCGGCGCCAGAACCAAGAAGATGCATCAGGGCCATCACGGCGCCAATCATCCCGTCAAGGACGAGACCACCGGCAAGGTCGAGATCACCTCGATGAACCATGGCTTCGCGGTAGACGAGAAGACGCTGCCAAAGGGCGCGACCCAGACCCACATCTCCCTGTTCGACGGATCCAATTGCGGCATCCAGCTCGACGGCAGGCCAGTGTTCTCGGTGCAGTATCACCCCGAGGCCTCGCCCGGCCCGCGCGACTCGCACTATCTGTTCCAGCGCTTTGCCGATCTGATGCGGCAGAAGAAGAGCGCGTAAGGTACTATCGCGGTGCATTCAAAAAGCCCGGGCCATGCCCGGGCTTTTTCGTCAAGGAACGTCGCCTTACGCCATCCGTTGAACCCTGCTACGCCCGTGCAGGAGCCTGTCATGTCCGTCGTCCGCGACTATGCCGAACCGCTCGCCATCGTGTTCGAGGATGACGGGCTCGTGCCGAACAACATCCTGCCATTCCTGGTCTACCAGGGCGCAGTTACGCTCGATCCGAAGCAGCCCGAGCAGACCATCGAAAACCTGTTCGAAACCAACAATTGGGGCGGTACCTGGCGTAACGGCGTCTACGACTATCTGCATTACCACGCGACCGTGCATGAGGTGCTCGGCGTCGCGCGCGGCCACGCCCGCGTTCGCTTCGGCGGCGATCACGGCCAGGAGCTGGAGATCAAAGCCGGTGATGTCGCGATTTTGCCGGCCGGCACAGGACATCAATGCATCAAGGCGAGCGAGGATTTCTGCGTGATCGGCGCTTATCCGCCGGGTGCGAAAATGGAGATCACGCGCGCGACGCCGGAGAACCATGCCAAGGCGCTGAAGACGATTCCGAAAGTTGCATTGCCCCCGGCCGATCCGGTGACGGGCACGCACGGCGCGTTGATGCGGCTGTGGCGGTAGCGACAAGCGCGATGCCCGTAGGGTGGGCAAAGGCGCGCTCTTGCGCGCCGTGCCCACGATATCTATCGACCGCGAAAAATGCGTGGGCACGCTTCGCTTTGCCCACCCTACGAGGATTCCCTACGCCGCGTTGCTACCTTCCTGCCGTGTCGCCTCGAACAGGAACCACGTCCGCCGCTCGGTCTCGTCGATGAAGACTTCGAGGATGCTGGCGCTGGCGACATCGCCGGCATCGTCGCAGACCTCGTGCGCCTTGCGCATGGCCGCCGCGACATGCTTGTTGTCCTGCATCAGCTCGCGCAGCATCTCGCGCGGGGGCACGTAGTCCTCGTTGTTGTCCTTGATGGTCTGGAGCTTTGCGACCTGGCCGATCGACTTCAGCGTGGTGCCGCCGATCTTGCGGACGCGCTCGGCAAGCTGGTCGGTGGTGGCGAAGACCTGCTCGGACTGCTCGTCCAGCAGCAGATGGTAATCCCGGAAATGCCGACCGCTGATGTGCCAGTGGAAATTCTTGGTCTTGAGGTACAGCGCGAATGCGTCGGCCAGAAGCACGTTGAGCGCCTCGGAAACCTTGTTGACCGCCTGGGGCTGCAGATCGGTGGGGGTATCGAGATCGGGCGAGACCTTGCTGGGGGCTTTGCTCACGGGAAACCTTCCTGTTAGGACGCGGACATTGACGGCGCGCCGTCGCACCCCTAACGCAAGGCGGGCAATGCAGTTCCTCGGTAGGAACCGCCGGGCGGGATACCATGGACGATTGGATCGATTATTACGACTCGACGCATACGATCTATGTCAGCAAGCTGCATCGCGACTTGCACTTCCAGATCATTGCGCGGGACATCATCGGCTACATCACCTCGCCCGACGCGACGGTGCTCGACTATGCCTGCGGCGAGGCGCTATCGGCGAACGAGGTTGCGGCTGCCTGTGGTCAGCTGATCCTGGCTGAGCCCGCGCCCGGTGTGCGCGGCCGGCTGATCGCGCGTTTTGCCCCGAACACCAAGATCCGCGTCCGCTCGCTCGATGACGTCCGCAAGATGCAGGACCAGTCCATCGATCTCATCGTGATGAACTCGGTCGCGCAATACATGACGGCGGAGGAGCTCGATGCCGCGCTCATCAATGCCAGGCGGATCCTGAAGCCATCTGGCAAGCTCGTGCTCGGCGATATTCTCCAGCCGCATGTCGGCATGTTCAGAGACGTGACTGCGCTGCTCTCCTTCGGCCTGCGTCACGGATTCCTGAAGGATGCGCTGATCGGGCTCGTCAGCACCGCGCTGTCGGACTATCGCCATCTGCGCTCGCGCATCGGGCTGCAGCGCTACAGCGAGGACGAGATCGCTGCCAAGCTGAAGGCGGCGGGCTTCGCCAGCCAGCGCGCCAACACCAATATCGGCCACAACCGCTGGCGCATGACCTTCATCGCGCGGCCGCCTCTGGTCCGTTAAGCATAACGACCACCTGAGGTGGCTTGTCGCACCCCGATCGGACATGATCGCCGCGGCCCGGTGGCGGAAGCGTCTACGCGAGAGCGGTGCATCGCTCTTCATCCTGGTTCAAATCCAGGCCGGGCCTCCACGCTTCGCCCCTTCGGGGCTACGCGTGGCGCAGCCACGCAAGGCCTGAAGGGGCGAGGCGTGTCCGGCGTAGCTGGAGCGAAGCGCAAGCGAAGACGGACTGGATCCGCAGTCCTCACCCCGCCTCAACCACCTCACACTCCGCAACAAGCTGAAGCCTGTCCGCGTCCTTCGCCGCTGATTTGAGCACGGCATCGAGCAGGCCGGGGAAGCGCGCCTCGAGGTCCTCTCGCCGCAGCCGCATGAAGCGGTTCGTGCCCGCCACGCGCGTCTGCATCAGCCCGCAATCGCGTAGCTTTGCGAAGTGATAGGTGAGGTTCGACTTGCCGGCGAGCCCATTGAAGTCGCCGCAGCAAAGTTCGCTGCTGACACGTTCCTGCTGGGCGAGCTGATAGACGATCGCGAGCCGGATCGGATCGCTCAGACAATCCAGAACCAGGGGCAGCTCGATCTGCTCGCGGGTGGGGTGGGGCGGCGTGCGGCTCATGACCTGCGAATCATAGCGACGCGAGCGCAATGTTCAATAGTTCTTGAACCAATTGACTCCCGAATCGTCTTCTTTGATAGTTCAATAAACATTGAACATAGGATTTTGGACCATGAGCGTGTTCTGGCTGGCCCTTGGGGCCTTCGCAATCGGCACTGAAGGCTTTGTCATTGCGGGGCTTTTGCCCGCGATCGCCAATGATCTCTCGATTTCGGTGCCGGCCGCCGGCCAATTGGTCACCGCCTACGCCCTCACCTATGCCGTGGGGTCGCCGATCCTGGCGGTGGCGCTGAACAACATCGATCGTCGGACGGTGCTGGCCCTCGCGCTCTCGACCTTCATCGCCGGAAATCTGGCGGCGATGGTGGCGTCGAACTATTCGCTGCTTCTGGCCTCGCGGATGCTAATGGCGCTGGGTTCCGGGCTGTGCATGCCGACGGCGCTCGCCGTATCGGTTGCTGTCGCCTCGCCGGAACGCCGCGGCCGCGCCGTGGCGCTGGTGACCTCGGGCCTCACGGTTGCGACCGTCATCGGCGTGCCCCTCGGCAATCTCGTTGGCAGCCTGCTCGGCTGGCGCGCGACCTTCGCGATGGTTGCGGTGATCGGCACCGTCGCGCTCGCAGGCCTGCTGCTCGGCCTGCCCCGCGGCCTGCCGCGCAACACGGCCTCGCTCAGCGAAAGGCTGGCGGTGGCGCGCCATGGCAATGTCGTGATCGCCCTTGCCATCACGATTTTATGGGCGCTCGGCGGCTTCACCGTATTCACCTATTTCGCAGTCCCGCTGCGCGGCCTCGGCTTCGATGCCTCCCAGATCAGCCTGGCGCTGCTGGTGTTTGGCGGCGCGGCCGCGATCGGGAACATGCTGGGCGGCATCCTGGCGGACCGCCTGGGAACGCTCACGACCGCGGCCCTGGGGCTCGCGGGCATGGCGAGCGCACTGATCCTGCATTCGCTGGTCTTGAAGCTGATGCCGGGTCAGGCCTACTACGCGGTGCTGGCCGCGATCTTCCTCTGGGGCCTCTCGGGCTGGGCGTTCTACCCGGCCCAGATCGCCAGCATCATCCGGATCGAGCCGCAGGCCTGGATGATCGCCCTCTCGCTCAATGCCTCCGCGATGTATCTGGGCTTTGCCATCGGCGGGGCCGTAGGGGGCGCGGTGCTGGCCACCCTCTCGCCTGACGATCTCGGCTGGATCGGCGGATCGAGCGTTGCCGCCTCGCTTCTGGTGCATCTCGCCCGCGGCTGGCAGGCCCGGCCAAAACCCGTCAAAATTGCCGGTTGATGGGCATTTTTCGGGGTTTCGCCGCCCCGAAAACTGGTCTAAGACCCACCCGCGCGCGAGGGAAGACCCCGCGCTCTCGGCTCAGGGGACGCGCGGCAGCGCGCCCTTTTTTTGTGCCCAAAATCCAGTCCGGCGAGAGTTGATGCCCAAACGTACAGACATCTCCACCATCCTGATCATCGGCGCCGGCCCCATCGTGATCGGCCAGGCCTGCGAGTTCGACTATTCGGGCACGCAAGCGGTGAAGACGCTGAAGGAAGAGGGCTACCGCATCGTCCTCGTCAATTCCAATCCGGCCACGATCATGACCGACCCGGAATTGGCCGATGCGACCTATATCGAGCCGATCACGCCCGAGATCGTCGCCAAGATCATCGAGAAGGAACGTCACGTCATTCCCGGCGGCTTCGCGCTGCTGCCGACCATGGGCGGCCAGACCGCGCTGAACTGCGCGCTGTCGCTGCGCCGGCAGGGCACGCTGGAGAAGTTCGACGTCGAGATGATCGGCGCCACGGCCGACGCCATCGACAAGGCCGAGGATCGCCAGCTGTTCCGCGAGGCCATGACCAAGATCGGGCTCGAGACGCCGAAGTCGCGCCTTGCCAATGCTTCCGAGCTGAAGAAGTCCTTCCGCGACAAATACCACGCCGAACGCGAGAAGCTGTCGGGCGCAGCGCTCGAAGAGCTCGACCGGCAATGGACGCTCGGCGAGAGCGACCGCCGCAAGCGCTACCAGGAATACGCTTTCGGCCAGGCCATGATGGCGCTGTCCGAGATCGGCCTGCCCGCGATCATCCGCCCCTCCTTCACCATGGGCGGCACCGGCGGCGGCATTGCCTACAACAAGGA
Coding sequences within it:
- a CDS encoding epoxide hydrolase family protein, giving the protein MSAIKPFRIAISDDVLADLKSRLARTRWPEAELVDDWSQGAPLKWIQEICAYWADGYDWRAREAKLNRFEQFTTEIDGLDIHFLHVRSKEANALPLIVTHGWPGSIVEFQKVIAPLVDPAAHGGNPADAFHVICPSLPGFGFSAKPKTTGWGVDRIAATWAKLMDRLGYARYGAQGGDWGSAVTTSLGAQDPEHCAGIHITLAFNTAPKVEGEPTPEEKRALAGLKHYVDLDSGYSKQQSTRPQTLGYGLTDSPSGQAAWILEKFWAWTDCNGHPENIFTKDELLDNVMLYWTTETATSSARLYWESFGKRRTTPAVKVPTGVAVFPKEIITPVRRWMEPSFLDITHWSEMEKGGHFAAFEQPELFVRDVRKFFATVR
- a CDS encoding GatB/YqeY domain-containing protein, encoding MLRDDINNAVKEAMKAKDERKLSTLRMVNSTIKNADIDARGKGKPPLSDADLLAVLQKMIKQRQEAVELYDKGGRAELAAQEREEIAVISAYLPKQMADDEVKKAISAAITETGAAGMKDMGKVIAVLRAKYAGQMDFGKASGLVKAALSG
- the carA gene encoding glutamine-hydrolyzing carbamoyl-phosphate synthase small subunit; the encoded protein is MTQHDNDPAWPDHKPTALLVLADGTVLEGFGLGAEGQAVGEVCFNTAMTGYEEILTDPSYAGQLITFTFPHIGNVGTNEEDIETVNMAATPGARGVILRTAITDPSNYRATKHLDAWLKARGIIGLSGIDTRALTALIRSKGMPNAVIAHAKDGQFDLHGLKEEAREWPGLEGMDLVPMVTSGQRFTWDETPWLWDKGFGRQDKPEFNVVAIDYGIKRNILRLLAGVGCKVTVVPATTSSEDILAMKPDGVFLSNGPGDPAATGKYAVPVIQDVIKSGTPTFGICLGHQMLGLAVGARTKKMHQGHHGANHPVKDETTGKVEITSMNHGFAVDEKTLPKGATQTHISLFDGSNCGIQLDGRPVFSVQYHPEASPGPRDSHYLFQRFADLMRQKKSA
- a CDS encoding cupin domain-containing protein, giving the protein MSVVRDYAEPLAIVFEDDGLVPNNILPFLVYQGAVTLDPKQPEQTIENLFETNNWGGTWRNGVYDYLHYHATVHEVLGVARGHARVRFGGDHGQELEIKAGDVAILPAGTGHQCIKASEDFCVIGAYPPGAKMEITRATPENHAKALKTIPKVALPPADPVTGTHGALMRLWR
- a CDS encoding Dps family protein — translated: MSKAPSKVSPDLDTPTDLQPQAVNKVSEALNVLLADAFALYLKTKNFHWHISGRHFRDYHLLLDEQSEQVFATTDQLAERVRKIGGTTLKSIGQVAKLQTIKDNNEDYVPPREMLRELMQDNKHVAAAMRKAHEVCDDAGDVASASILEVFIDETERRTWFLFEATRQEGSNAA
- a CDS encoding class I SAM-dependent methyltransferase; its protein translation is MDDWIDYYDSTHTIYVSKLHRDLHFQIIARDIIGYITSPDATVLDYACGEALSANEVAAACGQLILAEPAPGVRGRLIARFAPNTKIRVRSLDDVRKMQDQSIDLIVMNSVAQYMTAEELDAALINARRILKPSGKLVLGDILQPHVGMFRDVTALLSFGLRHGFLKDALIGLVSTALSDYRHLRSRIGLQRYSEDEIAAKLKAAGFASQRANTNIGHNRWRMTFIARPPLVR
- a CDS encoding helix-turn-helix transcriptional regulator, which translates into the protein MSRTPPHPTREQIELPLVLDCLSDPIRLAIVYQLAQQERVSSELCCGDFNGLAGKSNLTYHFAKLRDCGLMQTRVAGTNRFMRLRREDLEARFPGLLDAVLKSAAKDADRLQLVAECEVVEAG
- a CDS encoding MFS transporter, with product MSVFWLALGAFAIGTEGFVIAGLLPAIANDLSISVPAAGQLVTAYALTYAVGSPILAVALNNIDRRTVLALALSTFIAGNLAAMVASNYSLLLASRMLMALGSGLCMPTALAVSVAVASPERRGRAVALVTSGLTVATVIGVPLGNLVGSLLGWRATFAMVAVIGTVALAGLLLGLPRGLPRNTASLSERLAVARHGNVVIALAITILWALGGFTVFTYFAVPLRGLGFDASQISLALLVFGGAAAIGNMLGGILADRLGTLTTAALGLAGMASALILHSLVLKLMPGQAYYAVLAAIFLWGLSGWAFYPAQIASIIRIEPQAWMIALSLNASAMYLGFAIGGAVGGAVLATLSPDDLGWIGGSSVAASLLVHLARGWQARPKPVKIAG